From the Anopheles merus strain MAF chromosome 2L, AmerM5.1, whole genome shotgun sequence genome, the window AATTTTAGGCTCCTTACAAACAATTTCATCTGTCAAACGTTTCGCGCTGTGTCACGCGTGTGGTGCGGGCTGTCGtaaaaattgattgatttagcGCTCAACAACGAACCAATTTCTAGATAATACTGCAAAAGCACTCTGGAACCATCTCGCTGTGTCAGTGTCTTATCTTAGGCGCCGTTCGAAATGTGTCCATGAGATTGCATTGAAATCATCGTCGGAAACCGTTACTATGCTCCGCGTTTATTGCACCTTAGTCTTTCGAGACGATTTGAACACCTTTCGGTAGGCAAACCTTAACAGCAGCTTAAACACTTTGAACACTACGTAAAggattgcgaccaagaacgcAATCACATCCAGCGATTCCTGCTGGAAGAAGTTCATATCGGCGCCCGGGTAGTGCAACTGCGGTGCGCCCCGATGCCGTGCGACATACTCCACCCAATAGCAGGCGAGATCCATGGCACTCTGCGGTCGGTCACGATACAGCTCAGAAATGGCTTTCGCCCGCTCGGCAAACCGATGCTCGCGCACCATAATGTTGACCGCACGCGAAAACGTACGCTCGTCCAGCTGCTTGTAGTCCACCTGCATCGCCACGCCCTCGTCGATCATGGACTGGATGTTTTGGTGCTGCTCGGCAAAGATGGGAATGCCCAGCACCGGCACACCGTGGTACTTGGCCTCGGCCATACCGCCCAGGCCGCCGTGCGAGATGAACAGCTTAACGTTCGGATGCGCCAGCACGTCGTCCTGCGGCAGCCACGCTTTCGACAGCACGTTCGGGGGCGCGTTCGGAATGTGGTCGCTCTCCCACTTCCACAGCACGCGTTGCTTGAGCTGCGCGAAGGTTTTCAAAATCGCGTCCAGCTTCGCCTGCGGAAGATCGGCTGACATGAGGTTCGACCCGAGACAGAAGTACACGACACCGTGCTCGCCGGCACCGTCAAGCCACTCGCGGATGTCCTCGGGCAGTGGGTCCGGTTTGGCTTTGATTTGCAGCCCGCCCACCTCCACCACGTTGGGCAGGTAGGGGCGCGGTGTAGCCTGCGAGAAGTGTGTGTTGAGCAGCACGAGCGAAACATTGCGCCGCACGTCCGCATACGATGGGTAGTGACCGG encodes:
- the LOC121593687 gene encoding UDP-glucosyltransferase 2-like, with translation MKLSQGVAFAWVVLCCCFAQLEAYRILCIYPSSGRSHVLVGQALLKGLAARGHDVTMVSPYKLSKPVPNYREIVVQKVDLGQMTRDFLQKNTGNSLGGIVHLFQTQFRTAEMAMEDAQVQALKNEHFDLVIVGYFVADFVLGFGPHFNAPTVVLFSAGLTKMTADFVGNPRAVATVPAIMIGGRGAMDFAGRVKNFLFAGVENVITAVSDYVQTSYYEQFFPPGHYPSYADVRRNVSLVLLNTHFSQATPRPYLPNVVEVGGLQIKAKPDPLPEDIREWLDGAGEHGVVYFCLGSNLMSADLPQAKLDAILKTFAQLKQRVLWKWESDHIPNAPPNVLSKAWLPQDDVLAHPNVKLFISHGGLGGMAEAKYHGVPVLGIPIFAEQHQNIQSMIDEGVAMQVDYKQLDERTFSRAVNIMVREHRFAERAKAISELYRDRPQSAMDLACYWVEYVARHRGAPQLHYPGADMNFFQQESLDVIAFLVAILYVVFKVFKLLLRFAYRKVFKSSRKTKVQ